The genomic interval CGCCTTCAGGCAGTACCAGCTCAGCAAGAACTTTGAGAAGATCCGCAACTCCCTGCTGGAGAGCCGCATGCCGCGCCGCATCTCCCTGCGGAAAGTGCGCGTCCAGAACTCGGAGAGCTTCTCCGCAGAGAAGGCCCTGGTGGAGGGCTACAACTTCGTGGGCATCCCGCTGGTGAGGTCCCCGTCCCTGCCAGCCACCATCAGTGGGGCGCTGACTGAGCTGGAGGACTCCTTCACGGAACAAGTTCAGTCCCTGGCCAAATCCATCGATGATGCCCTCAGCACCTGGAGCCTGAAGACCATGTGCTCCCTGCAGGACGGGGGCTCCTACCAGATCAGGGAGACCTTCAGCGCCAGCTCCATGCAGCCAAACCAAGACTTagaagctgagctgcaggatcaggagaaggaggaaggtcTCCTGCCAGATACTCtacccaagagcagcagcactctcATGATGGCTTTTCGAGATGTCACAGTCCAGATCGACAACAAGAACATCTCTGTCTCATCATCTACCTCGGTGTCCATGGCAAACTGTCTCAGCAGCAACGACCAggctgggctctctccagccACCAAGGCTGAAGAAAGCCCAGAAGAAGGGGAGGGAGAAGCCAGTGAACTGCCCTCTGCCCCAGAGAGCTTACCTGAGAACAGCCTCCCTTCCACCGAGGTGGATGTCAGTACCAATGGCACgggggacagcagtgctgagccGGATCAGATGGCCGTGCAGAAGCTCCAGTTTGATGCAAGCAATGAGGCAGGGCAAAGCAAAGGCTTGGAGTCTGAGAATGCAGACaactcagagcagctgagcagcagcagcacctccacctCAGCCAAGTCAGCCTCTGAGGTATCCTCAAAAGAAGCCCTGCAGGCCATGATCCTCAGTCTGCCGAGGTACCACTGCGAGAACCCAGCCAGCTGCAAGTCCCCCACACTTTCCACAGACACCATGAGGAAACGCCTTTACCGCATTGGACTGAACCTCTTCAACATGTAAGTGACTCTTCCTCTGTTTCCCAGCCTGTGTCATGCCTCACAAGAACAGATGATGGCAGGCTCTTGGTCTAGATCCATCTCCAGGGAAGTTCATTCCTGTTCATCTCAGTATGCAATGCACAACACAGGTTGGCTTCCCAGAAGGTCTTCCCCTAAATTCTCCCAAGTACTGTCCTTCTCTTCTGCCTAACACAGGAACAAGCCCATGAGTAGTGCCCATGCTCTCACAATTCACTGAACCTTCAGTTCCAGTTGCTGCTCATTTGGCATCCACCAGCTGAGCCTGGGATCACTCTGCTCCACTCTGTTGCaaaggaacagagctgggactgtAAACCCAGCCTTGGTTACTTAACACAGGGCAATTCCAagtaaagagagaaagagacagaCAGAGGTAGGGCTGAGCTTAACTAGCCCAGTATGAGTCATAATGACAAAATTACATCCTTGGCTGTCATTTTCCTTCAGATATTTGGGTATGTTTTCACCTGACAGACCAGGTCTAGTCATCTGTCTCTCACATACCTGAGTCTGACATCCTATGAGAAGGCTGTAGGtgtgaaagcaaaagcagagcagagattaCCATCAGAAGAGGTTAATTCACAGGGCAGAAAGTAGCTGAGCTCCTTTAAGGAGATTTAGATTTGCTCATTGCCTTCTGATGAGACTTTTCTCATCTAAACAAGCCACGAGAAGTACTGGGTTTTGCTTTATTATCACACTCtcatttctctgtctttgttTCCATTTGAGTCCCCTAATAATGAGGATGTAATGTACCCATACTAGGAGAACGTTTCTCCACATATTAGCGTGGGCATTTTAGTCAAAGCAAGGACTGATCATTATGCAGTCCTAGGCAGGAGTTTTTCACAGACAAAGGGGCAGTGCACATGTACCACGGAGGCTGTGGATTCCAGGAGGCAGGAACCAGGAAGAAAGGTTTTTAGGGTTGGTCTCAGAGCGCATCCAGAAGTGAAGTGATGTTAGATCAAACAGATTTGGGACTCTTACAGAGCATATTTCCAGTTCTAAGTACAGGCTGGAGGACAGGAGTGAGGAAAATAAGCTGTTAGCTCTGGGGAATGATTCCTTTCTTCAATCTCTGAGCAGTATCTAGGGGACATGCCCCCCTTGTGACTTCCTATCcaaggggctggggagggccCTTAAGCTTTCTGCAGTTACTCAGTTGTTGCTTTCCCTATCAATTTCCAGGAAGAAGCCAGTTTACTgttgtggggtttgggatgtgggCACTGATCCATGGGGcatggagctggggctgtgtgtgtgtgcacacatccTTTTTCCTGGCTTCTGGGAACACATGGATGCAGTGGTGGCacttcccccatccctgctgcactgTGAGGGGGTGAAATCCCTGGAATGGCGAGTGCTTCATGATGCAGCACTGCTGTAATAGCTCAGTGTGTGTGGGCAGCTGGCTGCGTGGGCACAGGGaaagccagcaggagctgaggaatCCCACAGCATTTGCTGGCTCTGTTAACACCCCTGCAACACCAAAAATGGATAGCTCAGGAGAGAGGGGAGTGCAGTTGTCTGCTGCACATCTGGGTAAAAGCTACATGCTGCACTACATGGGATACATCTGCAGGTGTTCAATGGCAGAGATGCTATCAGAACAAATTGAATCCTGGGAAAAACTGATGAAAGGCTGCTGTTAGAGAAAGAATATTTGAGTTATAGTCTAGGCAGTGCAGGAGGGCTGTCACAGCTGGACTGTTCTATCCTGCATCCTCTGATGGCATTGTGTGTGCCATCTCAACTGAAACCTGCACATCCATGCCAGTGTGTGCAATTTCTGGCCATATTcagctctcagctcctctggagTGGATCCAAAGTCAGTGCAGTCACTTTGGAGTCACACAGGTGTAACTGAGCTCATCCTCATGTTGTGAACACCATACTGTCCCTTGCCAAATACCAAAGTGTGCAGGTGGATGTGCATTTTATGAATCTCTATTGCTTAGTTTCACTTGTGTCCCAACCATATCACCTTTGCACTTAGCAGGGAACTTTACCTGTAGTCTTCAATGGTGAGCCAGGAGGTCTGTGTGATAATAAAAAAggtgcatttttaattttccccaaAGAGGGCTTGGAGTTTTCTGTATTGTGAGCCAGGAGGTCTGTGTGATAATAAAAAAAggtgcatttttaattttccctaaAGAGGGCTTGGAGTTTTCTGTATCAGATTTTGCACCTCTCCTATTTACAAATTTAATGGGCTGACTGTTCTTGCAGACCTCTCCCCAGGGATGCCACACTGCCcaggatattttcttttgacattACAGAGTAAGCAGAACTATTTCAAGCCCATCTACTTTTTACATGCCCTTGAGGCCCCTGTAAGGAGCAGGCCATTCTGCTGAATGCTGAGCCCCTTATAGCTAGACATATGTTGCTCACCCACATACTTCACCACCTGACAATGTCACAGTCTGTGCCTGTGCATATCACGCATTCATGTGCTCTGAAATCTCATCCTATTCTTTCCTCCCCCCAGGAAACTGCCTGAGCAAACTCACTCCTTGAGCCTTGACAAAGAATCCTGAATTTGGATTAATGATGGAAGCATGACATCATTTCATTAAGTCACCCTCTTACCTCTCTCTACCCACCAGCTCAGAGAACCAAAGAAATGTGGCAATCTTCCTGCCACTGCAGTGATTCACCTCAGCACAGTGCATCATGATAGAGACCCTCCAGTGGGACAGACTGAAATATAGGAGGAAAACTTCCTGCACAGTACAAATGTACCTTTTGTTCCTCCCTGCACTGTGATACAGGCACCATGTAGTGTCACAGCCACTCTCAGGATACACAGGGTCTTATAAACCAGGAcagaaagatggggacagatGTTTTCTCAGGGTATCTGGCAATAGACCCAGGGGTAATGGTGTTACACTGAAGGAGGGTTGGTTTCAAGTAGATGtaaggaagaatatttttacagtgaaggtggtcaaacactggcacaggttgtaCAGAGAGGTGGTGggtgcctcatccctggagatATACAAGATCAGGCTGGAGGGATCTCTGAGCAACCTTATCTAGTTGAAAATGTCCCCACTCACTGCAGGAGGGTTGGAGTAGATGGCCTTTAAAGGTcattcccaacccaaaccactctgctTCTGtaagagctgtgtgtgcaggcacaGACACTGGCACATtgagaaacacaaaatcacTCCCACAGCCAGGCAATCAGGCCCACTCAGCACCAGACCTGCTCTCAAAGAGATGCTCACAGCCACAGAGGGAGAAAAGCCCTCTGTCTGGGAGCTGCACACTGCTCCCTGCCTTCTCACAAAGCATTCTCTGGGTGTCTTCATTCACACACAAAGTTTTCTGCCTGAGGGTGTCAATCAAtagagaagggaagaaaaacataGCTAAGGGTGGGAGAAATGGAGGAAGAGATAAGCAAATCTGAGTATGGGACTTCTGTTCAGGCAGCCAACATCAAGCTCAGGTGAGGAAGGTAAAATGTATCACTCAACAATGAACGCTGAAAAtgtatgaaaaacaaaattattcttaacAGAAAGGTGTCCACTTTTGGTTATCTCCCCTGGAGCCTTGACCCTGGTTTGCCCATAGACCATGGCAGCAATGTCTCCTAAGTGTCTTCCCAGTGGAAAGAGCCTTTGGAGCAGATTGATGGCAGAAGAGTCACTAAAAAAACATGGTACAATGCAGCAGAATCCTTTGTGGCAGTAGGATGCCACTTGTGATTAccaggtgacagcaggtgacacagcaggTCCTACGACATCCTtttgtccccagcagcagctaGGGGGCACACAGGAAATTACTTTTCCTCACCCCAACCAGTCCCACTCCTGACATATGTGAATTCATAGGAGCCCAGGCACACCCCAAGGGCTGCACTGATGCAAGCAGCAATGCCTGCAAGAGATCATGCACACTCACCATCTCTGTCCTTCCCTTCCAGAAACCCAGACAAAGGGATCCAGTTCCTGATCTCCCGAGGCTTCATCCCAGACACCCCCATTGGGGTGGCACATTTCCTGCTCCAGCGGAAGGGCCTCAGCCGCCAGATGATCGGGGAATTCCTGGGCAACAGCAAGAAGCAGTTCAACAGGGACGTCCTGGAGTAAGTGTGCAAatctcttcccctcctccctgcactctaaaggagctgccagcccacTCTGCCCCTGGCTGCACTTTGTTGTCCTCCTTACCCCCTCATCCCCGCTCCTCAGGAGCTGCACCACTGCCAGTCCCTATCTGGCATCCCATATTTCCCAGCTATGTGTTTCACCCTTCATGTCATCAGTTCTTTCATTTCAGTCCCTCCTCAGGAGGCCTGTGGTCACCtagcaggagctcagcactgtCAGGTGGTAGAACTAGTGATGCTACCAGGTTTGGGGGCTGGGAAACTCTTTGGCTGGGGTCTCATCCCATCCATATAAAGTACCTCTCATGCCTTCTGGAAAGTACTaagagaggcagaggaggaaagatATCTGCTTGTTGCTGTGAGACCAGCAGGGAGAAATGAGTGCCGGCTACATATTTTCTGTCCAGGTTGGAAATTGGTGGCCCTTTGAGTTTGTCCAACTGCATTATGAGGATAATTACGAGGTCCTGTTTGTGGTGATGAGGTGATTTCAGTAGCATGCATTACTAAGAGCTCATCAttgccacagcagccacagagcacTAAGGAACATCCCCACTCCAGAATCTCCAATGAGCTGAGCTGCccattttcagaacaaaatctGAGGTTTCCTTCCTGCTTCTGTTCAGTGGCTGCCTTTGCTGGATTGTTACCTTCAATTCTCTCACCGTGACCCTTTCCTGGTCACAAGCCATGCATCTCTCAGCCTAAACCTCTCTCCTCTTTGAAGCCTAACTCATTCAGAGACCCATTTCAAGGCATGACCAGCACTCAGCTGTGTCATTCTTTTATTATGCAGAAGCACAACTCTTAGTGAGAGCTGCCTTTCCATTAGGCGGGCAGTGCTTTGCACTGGGTCCTTTATTACATTCTCCCATTCTCCAAAATTTTCTCTATTTCCCTTGAATTTTGCAGTGGTTTCTCTTGAACTAAACCATACAGAAACTCCAAATCCCATCCATATACCACTTCTACTCCAGAGAAAGACTGGAGGATGCCAAAGTTCAAGAGCCAAATCTAGGcgtaaattttaaatttaattccagCTGCAATTGCTGCTTCTTATTGCTGCAGGTACCTACCTGACCCTAGGtctatctctttttttaatatactgtgGAAGTATTGATTTGTCCAGCAACAAGACACATGGGCTGTCCAGTCTCTTCACACTGAGAACTACAATTAAAAGTAattgcctctttttctccagtaAGCATTGTGTGGGCTGCTTTCCCTGACAGATAATCTGCTCAAGTCCAAACCTAGCCTCTGCACACCCAGGGAAATATTGCAACAACAGTAGGCTGACACTTCCTTTTAATCCTAAATTTGGCATAATCCCTGCAAATGACCATGTTCTTCTGCCTCACATGGGACTACAAACTCAgtgtcagcagctcctgggaacagTCTCTATTGCAAATCCTGGTGTCAGCCTCAGTACCCAGGAGCTGCTATACTGGGGTTCCCTGTCGTGTTTCTGCATGGGGGCCATTGGGGCAGGTGGTCCTACTACATCATACTCATTACTCAGTTTCCACTGCCCCTCTCATGGTGACATTCCTTGCCCATCCTATTAACATCTGTAGAAAACAGGCTCAAAGATGGGGACTGAGATATTGAGGCTGTGTGTACATGGGTGcaccctgggcagggactgTGTGTACCTGAACATGTATCAAACAGTTGGGGCTGAGTTCAGGGTTCAAACCTGTGTCTGATCTCTCCAGGCTACAGATGATATGCTTGCTATAACAATCTGTGCTGCCATCCCCTCTTCACATTGAATGGCTGATTCGTCTTCCTTAAAGGCAAAGATAAAAGTAGAgttaaaatatatgcaaaatgttctaaaacaggaagaaaaaacatgCATGTTCAGCTGTTTGTAGATGCACCATTTGAAAGTACTTTCTTTCTGAGCTTGGGGGAATGGTTGAACATGGTTGGTGGGTTTTGCAAGCAAATTTTTCATCAGCTGCTCATGagagggaatggggaatggCTGCACACCCAGCAGCGTGCCATACATGGAAACAAAGCACTGAATGGAGAAATCATGGCCCAGAATTATAATCCTGGGTATTTTTCCTGTCcatgctgcaggaagcagagggCTGGCAGTGTAGTGTGGTGTGCTGGCATTTCCAGTGCACTGTATCTCAAGGGCTGGTCACAACTTATGAGCTGTTTCTATGGGAACAAGAGGCAGATCAAAGACCTTTTGGCATTTTAGAACCGTCTAAGACCTTGTCTGGTTCTCATTCCCTATCCAACTCCCATCAAACTAGCTCAGGAACACTGACACAGGTTGGAGAACAAACTCTGCAAGGGCTGTCTTGCTGTCCCCACATCCACCCACGCTTAGCAATGTTAAGGTACCTGGTATTCCCTGGAGAGCATGTGGCAGACAGGAGAGCTCATACAATAGCTTTTGCACAATTTGCCCAATACCACAGTCATTTTTGTGGCCCAAAGAGGCAGAAGAAGAACAGGCACTTGATCCTGCTGAGGTCAAATGCCCAGGCAGGGTGACCATGAGCAGGCAGTAGTGCTTGGGCAGGCTCTGATCACCTGCAGTGAGCAAGCCTGTATGCAGGCAGAGATATCTGCTCTTTCGCACCCCAAACCTGACCCTGGAGCCTCCTGTACCTCCCAAAAGCAATTTCAATTATTGATGCCACTTGCTGTGTTAGTTCAGCTCTCGCTCGATGTGAAAACTTATGTTGCAATTGTGTATTGTGAGCAACGTTTCTACTGCAGCCAGGCTGAATTAACCCAGCTGCATGAATAAATAATAGGACAGCTTTTAGAACATCTGCAGAAGTGTCGGCCTCCCTTGTGCATTtggaggcagggcagagctgacc from Ficedula albicollis isolate OC2 chromosome 1A, FicAlb1.5, whole genome shotgun sequence carries:
- the IQSEC3 gene encoding IQ motif and SEC7 domain-containing protein 3 isoform X3; amino-acid sequence: MLEHKYGGHLVSRRAACTIQTAFRQYQLSKNFEKIRNSLLESRMPRRISLRKVRVQNSESFSAEKALVEGYNFVGIPLVRSPSLPATISGALTELEDSFTEQVQSLAKSIDDALSTWSLKTMCSLQDGGSYQIRETFSASSMQPNQDLEAELQDQEKEEGLLPDTLPKSSSTLMMAFRDVTVQIDNKNISVSSSTSVSMANCLSSNDQAGLSPATKAEESPEEGEGEASELPSAPESLPENSLPSTEVDVSTNGTGDSSAEPDQMAVQKLQFDASNEAGQSKGLESENADNSEQLSSSSTSTSAKSASEVSSKEALQAMILSLPRYHCENPASCKSPTLSTDTMRKRLYRIGLNLFNINPDKGIQFLISRGFIPDTPIGVAHFLLQRKGLSRQMIGEFLGNSKKQFNRDVLDCVVDEMDFSGMELDEALRKFQAHIRVQGEAQKVERLIEAFSQRYCMCNPDVVQQFHNPDTIFILAFAIILLNTDMYSPNIKPDRKMMLEDFIRNLRGVDDGADIPRDLVVGIYERIQQKELKSNEDHVTYVTKVEKSIVGMKTVLSVPHRRLVCCSRLYEVTDVNKVQKQAAHQREVFLFNDLLVILKLCPKKKSSSTYTFCKSVGLLGMQFHLFENEYYPHGITLVTPVSGSEKKQVLHFCALGAEEMQKFVEDLKESIAEVTELEQIRIEWELEKQQGTKTLSLRTNGAQMELQSKQGSPTGKKDLGEKVSDSTVEASNVPAQLRPGAREWNAAQHAS
- the IQSEC3 gene encoding IQ motif and SEC7 domain-containing protein 3 isoform X2 codes for the protein MLEHKYGGHLVSRRAACTIQTAFRQYQLSKNFEKIRNSLLESRMPRRISLRKVRVQNSESFSAEKALVEGYNFVGIPLVRSPSLPATISGALTELEDSFTEQVQSLAKSIDDALSTWSLKTMCSLQDGGSYQIRETFSASSMQPNQDLEAELQDQEKEEGLLPDTLPKSSSTLMMAFRDVTVQIDNKNISVSSSTSVSMANCLSSNDQAGLSPATKAEESPEEGEGEASELPSAPESLPENSLPSTEVDVSTNGTGDSSAEPDQMAVQKLQFDASNEAGQSKGLESENADNSEQLSSSSTSTSAKSASEVSSKEALQAMILSLPRYHCENPASCKSPTLSTDTMRKRLYRIGLNLFNINPDKGIQFLISRGFIPDTPIGVAHFLLQRKGLSRQMIGEFLGNSKKQFNRDVLDCVVDEMDFSGMELDEALRKFQAHIRVQGEAQKVERLIEAFSQRYCMCNPDVVQQFHNPDTIFILAFAIILLNTDMYSPNIKPDRKMMLEDFIRNLRGVDDGADIPRDLVVGIYERIQQKELKSNEDHVTYVTKVEKSIVGMKTVLSVPHRRLVCCSRLYEVTDVNKVQKQAAHQREVFLFNDLLVILKLCPKKKSSSTYTFCKSVGLLGMQFHLFENEYYPHGITLVTPVSGSEKKQVLHFCALGAEEMQKFVEDLKESIAEVTELEQIRIEWELEKQQGTKTLSLRTNGAQMELQSKQGSPTGKKDLGEKVSDSTVEVLINASPARLTILPISRDTIKSYC